In Aquimarina spinulae, a single window of DNA contains:
- a CDS encoding DUF5689 domain-containing protein: protein MNTKNFFWILIVSCTIMGCSPEDEFKISPVTIDEPQIEGTLITIDAILGILGQKLVEDGENAKVVFEDTNNFIQGYVVSSDKASNFFKELVLQDKYTNPSAGIRVLIDDNPLFTTYEFGRKIYIKLDGLSLGIENGVPTLGISEGNTIGAIPSFFIEEVVIRSSETAAITPLEITIEDFTDKLVNVYIKVNHIQFTKNLVLEDNTFTFAAENHDKFDGERIVESCTTGRNTILSTSTFSDFKGLKLPNQQGSFEGILTKNFLGNTYNLVLNDPLGLVFENETRCDPIVLECPAISEGTIVVFEEDFSDLKIGDLEDSGWINSNITGGKLKYKIDNFGENQYAQITGYRSKESLYKVWFITPDIDISTSIDEALHFDLQAGYDNGNILEVFATNNFTGDPTTTSWIKLDAIIPRGPLNAFGNATPAGPIGLSCLEGTIRIGFRYIGGDPRATTRYHIDNIKIIGK, encoded by the coding sequence ATGAACACAAAGAATTTTTTTTGGATTTTAATTGTATCATGTACAATTATGGGGTGCTCACCAGAAGATGAATTTAAAATATCTCCGGTTACCATAGACGAACCCCAAATTGAAGGTACACTAATTACAATTGATGCAATACTCGGTATTCTGGGACAGAAACTTGTAGAAGATGGAGAAAATGCTAAAGTAGTTTTTGAAGATACTAACAATTTTATCCAGGGTTACGTAGTATCCAGTGATAAAGCCAGTAATTTTTTTAAAGAGTTGGTGCTTCAGGATAAATATACTAATCCTTCTGCAGGTATTAGGGTATTAATAGATGATAATCCATTATTTACTACCTATGAATTTGGACGTAAAATATATATCAAACTAGATGGTTTGTCTCTTGGGATAGAAAATGGGGTTCCAACTCTTGGAATTTCAGAAGGAAATACTATCGGTGCAATTCCCTCTTTTTTTATAGAAGAAGTTGTGATAAGATCCTCAGAAACGGCTGCCATAACTCCGCTAGAAATCACAATTGAAGATTTTACTGATAAATTAGTAAACGTATACATCAAAGTAAACCATATTCAGTTTACTAAAAATCTCGTTTTAGAAGATAACACTTTTACTTTTGCGGCAGAAAATCATGACAAGTTTGATGGAGAACGTATTGTAGAGAGTTGTACAACAGGAAGAAATACAATACTAAGCACGAGTACTTTCTCAGACTTTAAGGGGCTTAAACTACCAAATCAACAAGGAAGTTTTGAAGGAATATTAACTAAAAACTTTTTAGGAAACACATATAACTTAGTGCTTAACGATCCACTAGGGTTAGTATTTGAGAATGAAACGAGATGCGATCCTATAGTTTTAGAATGCCCGGCAATTTCTGAAGGAACTATAGTAGTATTCGAAGAAGATTTTAGCGATCTCAAAATTGGTGATCTAGAAGATTCTGGATGGATTAATAGTAATATCACAGGAGGGAAATTAAAGTATAAGATAGATAATTTTGGCGAAAATCAATATGCACAAATAACAGGATATAGATCAAAAGAAAGCCTATATAAAGTATGGTTTATTACTCCGGATATTGATATAAGTACCTCAATAGATGAGGCTTTACATTTTGATTTGCAAGCAGGGTATGATAACGGAAATATCCTTGAGGTTTTTGCGACCAATAATTTTACTGGTGACCCTACAACGACATCCTGGATAAAGCTTGATGCTATAATTCCGAGAGGGCCATTAAATGCTTTTGGCAATGCTACACCAGCAGGACCTATTGGGTTATCTTGTTTGGAGGGTACCATTCGTATAGGTTTTCGATATATTGGTGGTGATCCCAGAGCTACTACACGCTACCATATTGATAATATAAAAATTATTGGAAAATAA
- a CDS encoding transposase has product MKYEPLVSDTYFHIYNRGNNKEDIFKEEHNYTYFLSLLEKYCNDICEVYAYCLLKNHFHLVIKTNTDVEGKLISQKFSNMFNTYAKAINKAYGRSGSLFKDRFSRKKIDNEVYLKQLIIYVHLNPEHHRMVSDFREYPFSSYQSFLSSKHSRFSREFILSLFGGISNFEYAHLNGKVKIKESYTLE; this is encoded by the coding sequence ATGAAATACGAACCATTAGTATCTGATACTTATTTTCATATATACAATAGAGGAAACAATAAAGAAGATATTTTTAAAGAAGAGCACAACTATACGTACTTTTTGAGCCTTCTTGAGAAGTATTGTAATGATATTTGCGAAGTTTATGCATATTGCTTACTGAAGAATCATTTTCATTTAGTAATTAAGACAAATACAGATGTTGAAGGAAAGCTGATTTCACAGAAATTTTCGAATATGTTTAATACCTATGCTAAAGCGATCAACAAAGCTTATGGCAGAAGTGGGAGTTTGTTTAAAGATAGATTTTCAAGAAAGAAAATAGATAATGAAGTGTATTTGAAACAACTTATCATCTATGTACATTTAAATCCAGAACACCACAGGATGGTTTCAGATTTTAGAGAATATCCATTCTCTTCATATCAAAGTTTTTTGTCTTCTAAACATTCCAGATTCAGTAGAGAATTTATACTCTCTTTATTTGGAGGCATATCTAATTTTGAGTATGCACACTTAAATGGAAAAGTAAAAATTAAAGAAAGTTATACTTTAGAATAG
- a CDS encoding methyltransferase domain-containing protein: protein MANIEIRHLKLIDTVAEVGTLKNAAEKLFLTQSALSHQLKELESRLGTQIFYRVNNQLVFTTSGKELRDASKEILERLKLAENNIQEINQDHMKNYIHGYSQEETTRLNDQANSIAELLHWDSKWKKGSLILEAGCGVGAQTKIIAKNNLDSTFVSVDLSTASLEKAEASIKEHDIKNVEFKVADLLHLPFKDDHFDHIFVCFVLEHIPHPKEAMQELKRVLKPGGTLMIIEGDHGSTYFYPDSLSAQKLVQAQVTLQQQKGGNANIGRALYPLLLDSGFKNITISPRQVYVDDSKPELLDGFIKNTFTAMVKGVTEEALAKKIISKEEINRGINDLYKTAEGGGTFCYTFFKGIAIKD, encoded by the coding sequence ATGGCTAATATAGAAATCCGTCATTTAAAACTTATAGATACTGTTGCAGAGGTAGGAACCTTAAAAAATGCAGCAGAAAAACTTTTTCTTACACAATCGGCATTAAGTCATCAACTTAAAGAATTAGAATCCCGTCTAGGCACCCAGATATTTTATAGAGTTAATAATCAATTGGTGTTTACTACGTCTGGTAAAGAGTTACGAGATGCCAGTAAAGAAATACTAGAACGCTTGAAACTGGCAGAAAATAATATTCAGGAAATAAATCAAGATCACATGAAGAATTATATTCATGGATATTCTCAAGAGGAAACAACTCGATTAAATGACCAGGCTAATTCTATTGCAGAGCTTTTGCACTGGGACTCAAAATGGAAAAAAGGCTCTCTAATTCTTGAGGCGGGTTGTGGTGTTGGGGCACAAACCAAAATTATTGCAAAAAACAACTTAGATTCGACTTTTGTTTCTGTAGACCTGTCTACTGCCTCATTAGAAAAAGCAGAGGCATCAATCAAAGAGCACGACATCAAGAATGTAGAATTTAAGGTTGCCGATTTGTTACACTTACCTTTTAAAGATGATCATTTTGATCACATTTTTGTTTGCTTTGTTTTAGAACATATCCCTCATCCAAAAGAAGCTATGCAAGAACTAAAGAGAGTTCTTAAACCCGGGGGAACACTTATGATAATTGAAGGAGACCATGGTTCTACATATTTTTACCCAGATAGTCTATCTGCGCAAAAACTGGTTCAGGCGCAAGTAACTTTACAACAACAAAAAGGAGGGAATGCTAATATTGGCAGAGCGCTATACCCATTGTTACTTGATTCGGGATTTAAGAATATCACTATTTCTCCCAGGCAGGTATATGTTGATGATTCGAAACCCGAATTATTAGATGGGTTTATTAAAAATACGTTTACTGCTATGGTCAAAGGGGTTACAGAAGAAGCACTAGCAAAGAAAATTATTAGCAAAGAAGAAATAAACAGAGGTATTAACGATTTGTATAAGACTGCCGAAGGAGGAGGCACATTTTGTTATACTTTTTTTAAAGGAATAGCGATTAAAGATTAA